The DNA sequence CAGCCGCGCCATCCGTCCCAAAGTCCTTACAGGACGCGGAACCTAGAGCCAGCAAGGCTTTCAAGCGGGAAATGTACCCCGTGGGTGTTACACCTAACCTTAAAAGGCTTATGTGTACGCATCTCGCAAAACGTGGCTCCCGGTACTATTTCCGACGCAAAATCCCCCTAGATTTGCTCCCGCACTACAAAGGCAGAGAAGTCATGCGCTCGCTTGGAACATCCGACAGGCGGGAAGCGGAGCGGCTGGCTCGCATTGTCGGCGTTGAGCTTGATCGAGAGTTCGAGCGACTTCGGGCGAATCACGCACCAAAGAGCGACGGGTTGCCAGATGCTCAACCTTCTGCTCTGGCTACACCGGTAGTAAATGCGATCAGTGACTCTGGCTCAGAACCCAGGCTACTTTGCTCAGGCGTCCAGCGCCATCTTTCCCGGCAGGAAGGCTTCAGGAACGGATTGCAGGAGGTTCCAACGACCGAGGGAAGCACGGGTACTGCAGGAGCATGGGCAGCGCGGCAAGCTCAGAACGGCCAGCCAAAGGCGGCAGGGGCGCTTAAGGGGAAGACCAGCTTCGATGTACTGATTGATAAGTGGGCATTGGGAGTCCAGCCGGAGCAAAACACGATTAGCCGGACGCGGATGCATGCACGCCGATTCGAGGAAATGGCCGGCATTCATACCGTTGAGGAAGTGACGCGGCAGCACGCAATCCGGTTCATCGAGCAGTTGCAGCAGGCAGGGCAAACCCCGCAGAACATCAACATGCACTTGGCAAGCCTGATAAAGCTCCTGAACTATGCAGTGCGTCTTGACCTGATAAAGACGAACGAGGCATCCGGCTTGGCTGTCAAAGCCCCTAGTGGGGAGAAGGCGCGGAGGTCGTTTGATCTTCTGGCGCTTAAGAGCATCTTCAGCAGTCCCGTTTATACCGCAGGACATCGACCGAAGGGTGGCGGCGGGGATGCATCGTACTGGATTCCGCTCTTGGCGCTCTTTACAGGTGCCCGGTTGGAGGAGCTTTGCCAGTTGCACCCTCACGATGTAATGCAAGTGCCTTATCACGACGAAGGCAGCGAGAATTCTGCTTGGGTAATCCGGATTACCGATGACGGCGAGGGTCAGGGACTGAAGAATGCGGGGAGCCGTAGGCGGGTTCCGCTTCACCCGGAGCTTGAGCGATTGGGCTTTGTCGAGTACGTGCAGCAGGCAAAGGCCGAAGGGCGCAAGCGCATCTTCCATAAGCTAGTCCCCAGCATTGACGGCAAGGAGAGCGGGAACTTCAGCAAGTGGTTTGGCCGGTATCTGCGTGATGTTTGCAAGGTTGCAGACAAGCGTATGGTGTTCCACTCCTTCAGGCACTTGTTTAAGGAAGTCCTGCGCGAAGCAGAGATTCCGAAAGAGATTAACGACGCGTTGACCGGGCATGAATCTGGAGATGTCGGGGACAAGTACGGAGGAGATGCTTATCCGATTCGGCCTTTGGTAAATGCGATTAAGCGATACAGGATTCCTGGACTTATACTTCCTGCTTCGTGGAGGTTTTCAGAGGAACTCGTGGCGCACTAGAATTAGGCAGGCACTCGCTTAACGACAAAGGGCTGGCATGGGCATTATTGAGAAAAAAACCCCGCAGCATTGGAACTTTTTCCTCGCGTTAGAGGATGACTTAGTTCGATTGGCTAGGTACTTGGAGCCAACCACAGATAACTTCGATGCGTATTCTCTTGAACTTGCGCGAATCTTATCTACAGCCTCGTCAGAGGTTGACGTCGTTGCAAAGCAACTTTGTCAAAAGCTAAACCCCGATAGCGCCGCAGACCGTATTACTGCGTATATGAACGAGATCACTGCGGTCTTTCCTGAAATAGCCCAAGCGGAAGCAAGCATACCTAAATTCGGTTTAATGCTTAATCCATGGGAGCAATGGGGGCTGCAAAAAAGTCCGTTGTGGTGGAAGGCCTATAACAACGTAAAACATAAGCGGCATACCCATTTTCAAGAGGCTAACTTGAAACATGCGCTAAATGCCGTAGCAGCGTTGTTCATCCTGCTCTTGTTTTTCTACACGGAAGAAGGCGAGCGTGGCTTGCTAAGTCCAGACCCAATCTTGTTTCGAGCCGGTCAGCCTTTCACCGTCGACCATGCATTCTGGGAAAGAAATGTCACTATATATTCACGCAACGGCATGATTGTAGTTGCGAACCCAGTTACATGAACTGACCGTGGCGAACGGTAATTCAATAGCTAACCTCGGACGCGGTCTGGTGGGTACTAATGCTGCTGGCGCTCTATGCTGCTAGTAGTCCCATCTGGGAGTTTGTCATTGCATACTCACCGAAAGCCACAACAGCTGCTTTGTCGTACGCTACTGCTGCGGCTTCTGCGGTGCGATAGGAGCCAAGGAATCGCTGGGTGCCGTTGGTCTTGATCTTGGCCCGGAACTTCCCCTTATCAAGGAATACACCCTTGAAGCCAGTACTGTTATTGCGCTGCTTTCCTATATTCGCCCGGTTTTGCGCAGTAGTTGCAAGCCGAAGATTCTCGGGTCTGTTGTCTAACTTATCCCGATTGATGTGGTCCACATCCATACCGGGAGGGATGTGCTGGACATTAGCCAGCATCCAGATCAAGCGGTGCTCGAAGTACTGAGTCCCGTCGATACTGACGTATCGGTAATCTGCTTTGAAGTCCTCCCTGTCCTTCCGTCGTTGAATGGGATTCATGCGGATAAGGCGACCGTTCTCCCGGTCAAGGGTGAAGATTGATTCCAGTTCCTCGATTGAGAACGGGATTGGATTTGCTGCTGTCATGGTGCGGAGCTCCATAGGTAAGGCACAGGAGTGGTTCGCTTCTGTTGCTTGGTTGAGTTGGTAGTGCTTGCGGGGATGGCGCTGCTGGCGCTCAGCGCACGGGAGTGGTGCTAGGCTCGTGAGAGGGTTGCCCTATGCTCTATGAAAGAGGCAGTCCAAGCGCATGCTCGGGTACTCTTGCGAATCAGGGTTTGGCTCGGAATGCAGGGCCGATCGACGTCGGACGATTCAACACAGGTGTTTTTGTAAGTAAGGTAATAAATACCTTATAGATTCCTACCTCAAAATCGTCCGGCGTTGGACGGTCAGCTCATTTGGTTTCGAGTTTTCCGGCGCAAATCAAGGCAAGGATGTGATTGCCTATGGTGGATTTGCTCTTGCCTGTAATCTTGGCAA is a window from the Noviherbaspirillum sp. UKPF54 genome containing:
- a CDS encoding DUF6538 domain-containing protein yields the protein MCTHLAKRGSRYYFRRKIPLDLLPHYKGREVMRSLGTSDRREAERLARIVGVELDREFERLRANHAPKSDGLPDAQPSALATPVVNAISDSGSEPRLLCSGVQRHLSRQEGFRNGLQEVPTTEGSTGTAGAWAARQAQNGQPKAAGALKGKTSFDVLIDKWALGVQPEQNTISRTRMHARRFEEMAGIHTVEEVTRQHAIRFIEQLQQAGQTPQNINMHLASLIKLLNYAVRLDLIKTNEASGLAVKAPSGEKARRSFDLLALKSIFSSPVYTAGHRPKGGGGDASYWIPLLALFTGARLEELCQLHPHDVMQVPYHDEGSENSAWVIRITDDGEGQGLKNAGSRRRVPLHPELERLGFVEYVQQAKAEGRKRIFHKLVPSIDGKESGNFSKWFGRYLRDVCKVADKRMVFHSFRHLFKEVLREAEIPKEINDALTGHESGDVGDKYGGDAYPIRPLVNAIKRYRIPGLILPASWRFSEELVAH
- a CDS encoding HNH endonuclease signature motif containing protein: MTAANPIPFSIEELESIFTLDRENGRLIRMNPIQRRKDREDFKADYRYVSIDGTQYFEHRLIWMLANVQHIPPGMDVDHINRDKLDNRPENLRLATTAQNRANIGKQRNNSTGFKGVFLDKGKFRAKIKTNGTQRFLGSYRTAEAAAVAYDKAAVVAFGEYAMTNSQMGLLAA